The Amyelois transitella isolate CPQ chromosome Z, ilAmyTran1.1, whole genome shotgun sequence genome contains a region encoding:
- the LOC106133773 gene encoding sodium channel protein Nach-like, which yields MIHFSSDGPIEVKQKKRLSDESNWNKKHEKIGRYPNKFVEFCKRTDLHGYKYIVMEELSSFERGCWAFAVVVSIVVAVYFVVTAYMWYARNPIVTVIESTQGAIWDVPFPAITICDQNAISRKAARHFADTVTLPPNISADNIFEITRLAPLLYSGLGVTNKQKEDLRALQKVLDLNNFTVDNFFRQLSPARSCGNIVQRCMWKNTIYRCDQLFKTVFTVVNLCCTFNYFAVKDSEKKEPTEDPPKPRRVASCGYQTALTVLLNTDPNDYYSAVVGSQGFIVFVDDAYNVPDLDSPARLINPFTEVLIALSPERTYATNGIKYFSPEQRQCYYNNEVKFGSFRQYSFHNCMAYQRMELVRRACDCVPFYFPHKEPVRLCNFNDVPCLENIYMPKEDHHDNFGMTFHCFPECEHFDYPLEVAQGDLAHDLQHNGLPFFNDVKLENRSLLNVFFNDLVSTKYRRDVYFNWQNLLAAFGGLLSLMLGFTLISGFDFVLFFAFRMPFDKFFRKATPESSVNAMKNKVNPSKLSVQQKKDTWMSDSLKNEVFLSRYNKKW from the exons ATGATTCACTTTAGTTCAGATGGACCTATAGAAGTAAAGCAGAAAAAGAGGCTCTCGGACGAAAGTAATTGGAATAAGAAACATGAGAAGATTGGCCGTTATCCGAACAAGTTCGTCGAGTTCTGTAAAAGGACGGATTTGCACGGATATAAGTATATTGTTATGGAGGAGCTCAGCTCTTTtgaaag GGGATGCTGGGCTTTCGCAGTGGTTGTCAGTATTGTAGTCGCAGTTTATTTTGTAGTGACTGCATACATGTGGTATGCCCGGAATCCAATCGTCACC GTCATAGAAAGTACACAAGGCGCCATTTGGGACGTGCCCTTCCCGGCTATTACCATTTGTGACCAAAATGCTATCTCGCGGAAAGCCGCAAGGCATTTTGCCGACACTGT gaCACTTCCGCCGAATATTAGCGCTGACAACATTTTCGAAATCACCCGGCTTGCTCCACTGCTGTACTCAGGTCTCGGGGTCACCAATAAACAGAAGGAGGATTTGCGGGCTTTACAAAAAGTGTTGGACTTGAATAACTTTACTGTTGACAACTTTTTTCGACAG CTTTCTCCGGCGCGCTCCTGCGGGAACATAGTCCAGCGATGTATGTGGAAAAACACTATATACCGTTGTGATCAGCTGTTTAAGACTGTTTTCACCGTCGTCAATCTGTGTTGCACTTTCAACTACTTTGCCGTCAAAGATTCAGAAAAAAAGGAACC TACAGAAGATCCTCCGAAACCTCGCCGGGTAGCGTCTTGTGGCTACCAGACTGCGCTTACGGTTCTCTTGAACACCGATCCAAACGACTATTACAGCGCAGTCGTCGGATCCCAGGgttttatt GTGTTTGTGGATGACGCATACAACGTTCCCGACCTGGACTCGCCTGCGCGGCTCATTAACCCTTTCACTGAGGTGCTCATAGCTCTGTCACCAGAGAGGACGTACGCGACCAATGGGATCAAATATTTTAGTCCTGAACAGAGGCAGTGCTATTATAATAACGAG gtTAAATTTGGTTCTTTCCGTCAATATTCGTTTCATAACTGCATGGCATACCAAAGGATGGAACTAGTGAGGAGAGCTTGTGATTGTGTCCCTTTTTACTTTCCACATAAGG AGCCTGTACGTCTTTGTAATTTCAATGATGTACCATGCttggaaaatatatata TGCCAAAGGAAGATCATCACGACAACTTTGGGATGACATTCCACTGCTTCCCCGAATGTGAACACTTCGACTATCCATTGGAAGTGGCCCAGGGAGACCTGGCCCATGATCTACAACACAATGGTCTACCTTTTTT CAATGATGTAAAACTGGAGAATCGCTCTCTGCTCaacgtattttttaatgacttAGTATCAACAAAATACCGCCGGGATGTTTATTTCAACTGGCAAAATTTATTGG ctGCCTTTGGAGGACTCCTCAGTCTGATGCTCGGGTTCACATTGATTTCTGGGTTTGATTTCGTGCTATTCTTTGCATTCAGAATGCCATTTGATAAATTCTTTCGCAAAGCAACCCCAGAATCATCCGTCAACGCGATGAAGAATAAAGTGAACCCCAGTAAATTGTCAGTACAACAGAAAAAGGATACGTGGATGTCGGACTCTCTTAAAAATGAAGTTTTCTTAAGCAGGTATAATAAGAAATggtaa